The following are encoded in a window of Nakamurella sp. A5-74 genomic DNA:
- a CDS encoding L-threonylcarbamoyladenylate synthase: protein MARYLDVHPVNPQSRSIKQAVAVILDGGLIAYPTDSGYALGAQLGNSEAKDRIVRIRQLDEKHHFTLMCKDFAQLGQFVHLDNAVFRAVRAATPGQYTFILPATAEVPKKMLHPKKRTVGARIPDHPVVCALLEELGEPMLTSTLLLPGQAEPPTSGWEVKEELDHQVDLVIDCGEVGTEPTTVIDFSEGFPEIVRRGAGDPTPFE from the coding sequence ATGGCCAGGTATCTCGACGTGCACCCGGTGAACCCGCAGTCCCGGTCGATCAAGCAGGCCGTCGCCGTGATCCTCGACGGTGGGCTGATCGCCTACCCCACCGATTCCGGATACGCCCTCGGTGCCCAGCTCGGGAACAGCGAGGCCAAGGACCGGATCGTCCGCATCCGGCAACTCGACGAGAAGCACCACTTCACGTTGATGTGCAAGGACTTCGCCCAGCTCGGGCAGTTCGTGCACCTGGACAATGCGGTGTTCCGGGCGGTCCGGGCCGCCACCCCCGGGCAGTACACCTTCATCCTCCCGGCCACCGCCGAGGTCCCCAAGAAGATGCTGCACCCGAAGAAGCGAACGGTCGGCGCCCGCATCCCCGACCACCCTGTCGTGTGTGCGCTGCTGGAGGAACTGGGCGAACCGATGCTCACCTCCACCTTGTTGCTGCCGGGTCAGGCGGAGCCGCCCACCAGCGGCTGGGAGGTCAAGGAGGAACTCGACCACCAGGTCGACCTGGTCATCGACTGCGGTGAGGTCGGCACCGAACCGACCACGGTCATCGACTTCTCGGAAGGATTCCCGGAGATCGTGCGCCGCGGAGCGGGAGATCCCACGCCCTTCGAATGA
- a CDS encoding FGGY family carbohydrate kinase — MRTLLGIDLGTSSVKVVLTDETLRVLTSATREYPVDRPRPGWSETDPQLWWAATVEATRQVLAAGHPAPAAIGFSGQMHGVVLSDRHGRAVRPAMLWSDTRAVDLLDVYRDLPDEVLRGLGNPLSPGMAGPLLGWLARHETATLAAAHRALQPKDWLRSRLTGEFAAEPGDASATLLQELDTGSWSTEVVAALGVPESLLPEMLPSSTTLAGTLISAAAAELGIPAGTPVAAGTADTAAAALGSGLTTPGIVQLTIGSGTQTITAVTAPRPSALPLHPVTHLYRGALQDSWYAMAATLNGGLALDWVRRTHQVSWEQLYAAAGDEPHQDDPLFLPYLGGERTPLLDPLLTGSWIGLTARHDTATLLRCALEGVAGSIADALDALPGPTPDVVRLAGGGTVVPAWRQLLADVLGVGLDALEVAGASGVGAAATAAPAGGVCDESELLELLQPALQRVAEPVDAAHHWYRERRDRRSDILDRLGAAH; from the coding sequence ATGCGCACACTTCTGGGCATCGACCTCGGGACGAGCTCGGTCAAGGTCGTCCTCACCGACGAGACCCTGCGGGTCCTGACCTCGGCAACCCGCGAGTACCCGGTGGATCGCCCCCGGCCGGGGTGGTCCGAGACAGATCCGCAGCTGTGGTGGGCGGCCACCGTCGAGGCCACCCGACAGGTGCTGGCCGCGGGACACCCCGCGCCGGCCGCGATCGGCTTCTCCGGCCAGATGCACGGCGTTGTGCTCTCCGATCGCCACGGTCGAGCAGTGCGGCCGGCCATGCTCTGGTCCGACACCAGGGCCGTCGACCTGCTGGACGTCTACCGGGACCTGCCGGACGAGGTGCTCCGAGGTCTGGGGAATCCGTTGAGCCCCGGCATGGCCGGACCACTCCTGGGCTGGCTGGCCCGCCACGAAACGGCGACGCTCGCCGCGGCCCATCGTGCGCTGCAACCCAAGGACTGGCTGCGGTCGCGACTGACCGGCGAGTTCGCCGCAGAACCCGGCGACGCCTCCGCCACCCTGCTGCAGGAGCTCGACACCGGGTCCTGGTCGACGGAAGTGGTTGCCGCGCTGGGTGTCCCGGAGAGCTTGCTCCCGGAGATGCTGCCGTCCTCGACCACTCTTGCCGGAACACTGATCTCCGCGGCCGCCGCCGAACTGGGCATCCCGGCCGGTACCCCGGTGGCAGCTGGAACCGCCGATACTGCCGCTGCCGCACTGGGTTCCGGTCTGACGACCCCGGGGATCGTGCAGCTGACCATCGGCAGTGGCACCCAGACCATCACCGCGGTCACCGCCCCGCGGCCGAGCGCCCTGCCCCTGCATCCGGTGACACATCTCTACCGCGGCGCCCTGCAGGACAGTTGGTACGCCATGGCCGCCACCCTGAACGGAGGGCTTGCGCTCGACTGGGTGCGCCGGACCCATCAGGTGTCGTGGGAGCAGCTGTATGCGGCGGCCGGCGACGAGCCCCATCAGGACGATCCGTTGTTCCTGCCCTACCTGGGTGGTGAACGCACGCCGCTGCTCGATCCGCTGTTGACCGGCAGTTGGATCGGCCTGACCGCGCGCCACGACACAGCGACCCTGCTGCGCTGCGCTCTGGAGGGCGTGGCCGGCTCGATTGCCGATGCCCTGGATGCACTCCCGGGGCCGACACCCGACGTGGTCCGGTTGGCCGGCGGCGGCACCGTTGTCCCTGCCTGGCGTCAGCTGCTGGCCGACGTTCTCGGCGTCGGTCTGGACGCCCTCGAGGTGGCCGGCGCCTCAGGCGTCGGAGCAGCCGCGACGGCGGCTCCGGCCGGCGGCGTGTGCGACGAGAGCGAGCTGCTCGAGCTGCTGCAGCCGGCGCTGCAGCGGGTCGCCGAACCCGTCGATGCAGCGCACCACTGGTACCGGGAGCGGCGGGACCGGCGATCGGACATCCTGGACCGACTCGGCGCTGCGCACTGA
- a CDS encoding zinc-dependent alcohol dehydrogenase family protein, whose amino-acid sequence MKAVLYTGPREFSVTDIPVPDVGPSDVLIEIDRTGVCGTDLHLHEGGFGAVFPLTTGHETVGTVAALGDQVGDLTLGEQVTVNPNIPCGRCQYCLSGRTILCGSAGGLGANLPGFFAEYACVDARQVFSVEGLDPDTAVFTEPAACAMHGLETLDVRPGSSALVIGAGPTGQLLAQLIGSGGASSVTVAGPSAFKLAAATALGASATVQITRDDPAGNIAALTAASPRGDGYDIVVEATGATAVGDICVPLTRNGGTVLVYGVTGYDDLVHFSPYDVFRREITIKGSFAEMTSFGATIDALRAGRVRTDGLITHRFGLDDYGSALEALRSDPTAHKVIISSK is encoded by the coding sequence ATGAAGGCCGTCCTGTACACCGGTCCACGCGAGTTCAGCGTCACCGACATCCCGGTACCGGACGTCGGGCCGTCCGACGTCCTCATCGAGATCGACCGGACCGGCGTCTGCGGGACCGACCTGCACCTGCACGAGGGCGGGTTCGGTGCTGTCTTCCCGCTCACCACCGGACATGAGACGGTGGGAACCGTTGCAGCACTGGGTGATCAGGTCGGCGACCTGACGCTCGGCGAGCAGGTGACGGTCAACCCGAACATCCCGTGCGGCCGGTGCCAGTACTGCCTGTCCGGACGAACGATCCTGTGCGGGAGCGCCGGCGGTCTGGGCGCCAACCTGCCGGGATTCTTCGCGGAGTACGCCTGCGTCGATGCCCGTCAGGTGTTCTCGGTCGAGGGTCTCGATCCCGACACCGCCGTGTTCACCGAGCCTGCTGCCTGCGCGATGCACGGCCTGGAGACCCTGGATGTCCGCCCCGGCAGCAGCGCGCTGGTCATCGGCGCCGGCCCGACCGGCCAGCTCCTCGCCCAACTCATCGGCTCGGGTGGCGCGTCGTCCGTCACGGTTGCCGGTCCGAGCGCCTTCAAGCTGGCGGCGGCGACCGCGCTCGGAGCGAGCGCCACCGTGCAGATCACCCGCGACGACCCGGCCGGCAACATCGCCGCGCTCACGGCCGCGTCCCCACGGGGCGACGGGTACGACATCGTCGTGGAGGCGACCGGCGCCACCGCGGTCGGCGACATCTGCGTGCCCCTCACCCGCAACGGGGGCACGGTGCTCGTCTACGGCGTCACGGGGTACGACGACCTGGTGCACTTCAGCCCGTACGACGTGTTCCGTCGGGAGATCACCATCAAGGGGTCCTTCGCCGAGATGACGTCCTTCGGCGCCACGATCGACGCCCTGCGGGCGGGACGGGTCCGCACCGACGGTCTGATCACCCATCGGTTCGGTCTCGACGACTACGGCTCTGCCCTGGAAGCCCTGCGGTCGGATCCCACGGCCCACAAGGTGATCATCAGCAGCAAGTGA
- a CDS encoding LacI family DNA-binding transcriptional regulator produces MRDVAALAGVSGKTVSRVINDEAYVSDDVRARVLEAVAALGYIPNMVSQAFRSGRDRAIGIVVPDLSDPFFAAVVQAAAGAAADAGLAVLVSTAGDDPAREQQVVESLIRRRLSGLLLASVADDHRYLRASIDEMPVVFVDRPACSLTADSVMEDDRGGAVAATGLLIDHGHRRIAAVGADRTVPTIERRWAGYQVALENAGVPVDADLLHLTSRPADTLPGFLDAVLDGVDPITAVFVLDSATAMHVVAQLHQRRRTDLAVVSFGDFPMAALLQPSVTAVDQAPDTLGRTATERLLVRLDRPRARLRRAVVLPVTLIERQSTVPPATRRLR; encoded by the coding sequence ATGCGCGACGTCGCGGCTCTGGCCGGGGTCAGCGGGAAGACCGTGTCCCGGGTGATCAACGACGAGGCGTACGTGTCGGACGACGTCCGGGCCAGGGTGCTGGAAGCGGTTGCCGCCCTGGGTTACATCCCGAACATGGTGTCGCAGGCGTTCCGCAGTGGTCGCGACCGGGCGATCGGCATCGTGGTTCCGGACCTGTCCGACCCGTTCTTCGCCGCCGTGGTGCAGGCGGCCGCCGGCGCCGCGGCCGACGCCGGGTTGGCCGTGCTTGTCAGCACGGCAGGCGACGATCCTGCTCGGGAGCAGCAGGTGGTCGAATCGTTGATCCGGCGGCGACTGAGCGGCTTGCTACTCGCTTCGGTCGCCGACGACCACCGGTACCTGCGCGCTTCCATCGACGAGATGCCGGTCGTGTTCGTCGATCGCCCTGCCTGTTCGCTCACCGCAGACAGCGTGATGGAGGACGACCGCGGCGGCGCCGTCGCCGCGACCGGTTTGTTGATCGATCACGGACATCGCCGGATCGCCGCCGTCGGTGCGGACCGCACCGTGCCCACCATCGAGCGTCGGTGGGCCGGGTACCAGGTCGCGCTGGAGAACGCCGGCGTCCCGGTGGATGCGGACCTTCTGCATCTGACCTCCAGGCCTGCGGACACGCTGCCGGGCTTCCTGGACGCCGTCCTCGACGGGGTCGACCCGATCACCGCGGTGTTCGTGCTGGACTCGGCCACCGCGATGCACGTGGTGGCCCAGTTGCACCAACGACGACGCACCGACCTCGCCGTCGTCAGCTTCGGAGATTTCCCGATGGCTGCGCTGCTGCAGCCGTCGGTGACCGCCGTCGATCAGGCCCCGGACACCCTGGGGCGCACCGCGACAGAGCGACTGCTGGTGCGCCTGGACCGACCGCGAGCGCGCCTGCGGCGTGCAGTGGTCCTCCCCGTGACGCTGATCGAACGCCAGAGCACCGTTCCACCTGCGACCAGGAGACTCCGATGA
- a CDS encoding alcohol dehydrogenase catalytic domain-containing protein, whose protein sequence is MTVTPSIPSESALPDSVRQVVVREPDVVTIEVVPTPVPAAGEALVRLVAVGICGSDVHAAHGRHPFVPLPYHPGHEILGVVVGFGADVAAEVAADVPVGTRVVIEPIHACGACKYCLDGRYNLCATMRFFGCGTPVGGMSDLFVIRADRLVPVPEELEDLQAVLVEPLSTPVHAVSLAGPDLTGKSVAILGAGTIGLLTLAAARRAGAARTAVTDVLPAKRELARQLGADAVFDSVDPTVVQQIREFLGTSADVVFDCVAVQATVDQAIGMALKGGTVVIVGVPAAPVTVALPEIQDLQVRIQGSATFTRADFATSIEILASGAVRHEDIVTARYPLGEAAAAFAEASSGRQVKVVLLP, encoded by the coding sequence ATGACAGTCACGCCGAGCATCCCGTCCGAATCTGCGCTGCCCGATTCCGTCCGTCAGGTGGTGGTCCGTGAGCCCGATGTGGTGACGATCGAGGTCGTGCCGACGCCCGTCCCCGCAGCCGGGGAGGCGCTGGTGCGGCTCGTCGCTGTCGGCATCTGCGGATCGGACGTGCACGCTGCCCACGGTCGGCACCCGTTCGTCCCGCTGCCGTATCACCCCGGTCACGAGATCCTGGGCGTGGTGGTGGGTTTCGGAGCGGACGTCGCTGCCGAAGTCGCCGCCGATGTTCCGGTCGGTACCCGGGTGGTGATCGAACCCATCCACGCCTGCGGTGCGTGCAAGTACTGCCTGGACGGCCGGTACAACCTGTGCGCCACCATGCGGTTCTTCGGCTGCGGAACGCCGGTCGGTGGCATGTCGGACCTGTTCGTGATCCGGGCCGATCGGCTGGTCCCGGTGCCGGAGGAGCTCGAGGACCTGCAGGCGGTACTGGTGGAGCCGTTGTCGACTCCGGTGCACGCGGTCAGCCTGGCCGGTCCCGATCTCACCGGCAAGAGCGTCGCGATCCTGGGAGCCGGGACCATCGGGTTGTTGACGCTGGCAGCTGCCCGCCGCGCCGGCGCCGCTCGGACCGCGGTGACCGACGTGCTGCCGGCCAAGCGCGAGCTCGCGCGACAACTGGGGGCGGACGCCGTCTTCGATTCCGTCGATCCGACCGTCGTGCAGCAGATCCGGGAGTTCCTGGGGACCAGCGCGGATGTGGTCTTCGACTGCGTCGCCGTGCAGGCGACGGTCGACCAGGCGATCGGGATGGCACTGAAGGGCGGCACCGTGGTGATCGTCGGAGTGCCTGCCGCGCCGGTGACGGTGGCCCTTCCGGAGATCCAGGACCTCCAGGTGCGGATCCAGGGCAGCGCGACGTTCACCCGGGCGGACTTCGCGACCTCGATCGAGATACTGGCATCCGGGGCGGTCCGCCACGAGGACATCGTGACAGCGCGCTACCCGCTGGGCGAGGCCGCAGCGGCATTTGCCGAGGCCTCCAGTGGGCGTCAGGTGAAGGTCGTCCTGCTGCCCTGA
- a CDS encoding transposase, with amino-acid sequence MANRKYTEDQRSEAIRLVSAEGHSAASVGREFSVSVGTVHRWVSDAMALRRTSPANLDATEADVAAHEQQDLESQLRGVIRRIGQLETQFEQLVQRRSTQEN; translated from the coding sequence GTGGCCAACAGGAAGTACACCGAAGACCAACGGAGCGAGGCGATCAGACTCGTCTCCGCCGAGGGACACAGCGCCGCCAGCGTCGGTCGGGAGTTCAGCGTCAGCGTGGGAACCGTCCATCGGTGGGTCAGCGATGCGATGGCCCTGCGACGGACCTCGCCGGCGAACCTCGACGCCACCGAGGCGGACGTTGCCGCGCACGAGCAGCAGGATCTGGAATCACAACTCCGCGGTGTGATCCGCCGGATCGGACAGCTGGAGACGCAGTTCGAACAGCTGGTCCAGCGCCGCAGCACTCAGGAGAACTGA
- a CDS encoding NAD(P)H-dependent oxidoreductase has translation MADPDLTALVLVCSLKASPARSSSELLGTQLLAAMAPHGVTGRVIRVLDHDVKPGVETDMGDGDEWPAIRTAILASDILVIATPTWMGQHSSVCMRVLERLDAELSELDDEGRPQVYPRVAALAVVGNEDGAHHVSADVFQALDDVGFTLPAQAVTYWNGAAMHKTDYQDLDETPEETAAATKLVATNTAHLARVLRDHPYPPVG, from the coding sequence ATGGCTGATCCCGATCTCACTGCCCTCGTCCTGGTCTGCTCGCTCAAGGCCTCCCCCGCCCGATCCAGCTCGGAGTTGCTGGGCACCCAGCTGCTCGCAGCGATGGCCCCGCACGGCGTCACCGGTCGCGTCATCCGGGTCCTGGATCACGACGTGAAGCCGGGGGTCGAGACCGACATGGGCGACGGCGACGAGTGGCCGGCGATCCGGACCGCGATCCTGGCATCGGACATCCTGGTCATCGCGACGCCGACCTGGATGGGCCAGCACAGCAGCGTCTGTATGCGGGTGCTGGAACGATTGGACGCCGAGCTGTCCGAGCTCGACGACGAGGGCCGACCCCAGGTGTATCCGCGGGTCGCCGCGCTCGCGGTGGTCGGCAACGAGGACGGTGCGCACCATGTGTCCGCGGATGTGTTCCAGGCACTCGACGACGTCGGGTTCACCCTGCCCGCGCAGGCCGTCACGTACTGGAACGGCGCCGCGATGCACAAGACCGACTACCAGGATCTCGACGAGACCCCGGAGGAGACAGCGGCGGCCACGAAATTGGTGGCGACCAACACCGCCCACCTGGCCCGGGTGCTGCGCGATCACCCCTACCCGCCGGTCGGCTGA
- a CDS encoding amidohydrolase family protein: MTTQVLLRGGRVIDPEARTDGTADVLVTGDTITDVGPDLPAPDGAVVVDARGHVVGPGFVDLHSHVHSVAGQRLQAMDGVTTALDLEAGLMPVERAYADAAAQGRPLHYGFSASWGGARAQVLLGVDPDADIRTSLHVLGDPGWQRSSTPRELDAWLTLLRGEIADGALGIGVLMGYAPRSDPAEFLAVAQLAADAGVPVYTHVRELVEADPSTPIDGSEEIVRAAEETGAAMHHCHVNSTSRRHVDRVLATLDRSRSAGSRVTVEAYPYGAGSTGIGAFFLAPDRLSVWGLTPGNIVMLASGERVADEARLTELRRIDPGAPCIVQYLDEDDPADAALLHRALAFPDSIVASDAMPVTFADGSWDSRLWPLPAGGSTHPRTAGTYLRSLRQMVRETGAWNWVEAFRRCSFLPARVLDATTSAATRKGRLAVGADADIVVLDPEQITDTATYLDPVRPSVGVRQLLVAGTFVVRDGELDPTAYPGRGLRGEPR; encoded by the coding sequence ATGACGACACAGGTGCTGTTGCGTGGTGGCCGGGTGATCGACCCGGAGGCGCGCACCGACGGGACCGCCGATGTGCTCGTCACCGGCGACACGATCACCGACGTGGGCCCGGATCTCCCGGCGCCGGACGGCGCCGTCGTCGTCGACGCCCGCGGACACGTCGTCGGCCCCGGGTTCGTCGACCTGCACAGTCATGTGCATTCCGTTGCAGGGCAACGGCTCCAAGCGATGGACGGGGTGACCACAGCACTCGACCTGGAAGCCGGTCTGATGCCCGTCGAACGGGCCTACGCCGACGCGGCGGCCCAGGGTCGACCGCTGCACTACGGGTTCTCGGCGTCCTGGGGTGGTGCCCGCGCCCAGGTCCTGCTCGGCGTCGACCCCGATGCCGACATCCGCACCAGCCTTCATGTGCTGGGTGATCCCGGCTGGCAACGCAGCTCGACGCCCCGTGAGCTGGACGCGTGGTTGACCCTGCTGCGGGGCGAGATCGCCGACGGCGCACTCGGGATCGGCGTACTGATGGGGTACGCACCCCGCTCCGACCCCGCCGAGTTCCTGGCGGTGGCACAGCTCGCCGCGGATGCCGGCGTCCCGGTCTACACCCACGTGCGGGAGCTCGTGGAAGCCGATCCGTCGACACCGATCGACGGGTCCGAGGAGATCGTGCGGGCCGCCGAGGAGACCGGCGCCGCCATGCACCACTGCCACGTCAACTCCACCTCACGCCGCCACGTCGACCGGGTGCTCGCGACGCTGGACCGCAGTCGCTCCGCAGGAAGTCGGGTGACGGTGGAGGCCTACCCCTACGGCGCCGGGAGCACCGGTATCGGCGCCTTCTTCCTGGCCCCCGACCGGCTTTCCGTCTGGGGCCTCACCCCGGGCAACATCGTGATGCTCGCGTCCGGGGAGCGCGTCGCGGACGAGGCCCGGCTGACGGAACTGCGGCGGATCGATCCGGGAGCACCGTGCATCGTGCAGTACCTGGACGAGGACGACCCTGCCGATGCTGCCCTGCTGCACCGTGCCCTGGCGTTCCCCGACTCGATCGTCGCCAGTGATGCGATGCCGGTGACCTTCGCGGACGGCAGTTGGGACAGCCGGCTCTGGCCACTGCCGGCCGGTGGTTCGACGCACCCGCGTACCGCAGGGACGTATCTCCGCAGCCTGCGTCAGATGGTCCGGGAGACCGGGGCGTGGAACTGGGTCGAGGCGTTCCGGCGCTGCTCGTTCCTGCCGGCCAGGGTGCTGGACGCCACCACCTCCGCTGCCACCCGGAAGGGCCGCCTCGCTGTCGGCGCCGATGCAGACATCGTGGTGCTGGACCCGGAGCAGATCACCGACACTGCAACCTATCTCGATCCGGTGCGGCCGTCCGTCGGCGTCCGGCAGCTCCTGGTGGCCGGGACCTTCGTGGTCCGCGACGGGGAACTCGACCCCACCGCCTACCCAGGTCGCGGACTGCGCGGCGAGCCGCGCTGA
- a CDS encoding deoxyribodipyrimidine photo-lyase, with translation MADSILWFRRDLRLSDHPALVAAAADGAVLPLFVLDDTLLRTAGDTRRNRLLASVRALHEATDGALVIRRGKAEEVVPAVAQELGTSAVHITGEPFPYGRRRDDAVRKALQSTDIELLTTGTPYAVGPGRIVKGDGTPFKVFTPFSRAWRDRGWHSPAGRPTGLRWVRRIDGDALPDTAPDERAGEQAALDRWNDFRESDLGEYDDQRDRPDRDRTSRLSEHLKYGEIHPRTLLDAMKGTRGDGVERFTTELCWREFYADVLWNRPDSAWGDLNDLPMKYDDPDEKFEAWQQGRTGFPMVDAGMRQLLAEGWMHNRVRMITASFLVKHLHVWWPHGARHFLDHLRDGDLASNNHGWQWVAGTGTDASPYFRIFNPLTQGLKFDPQGDYVRRYVPELRHLSGRAAHEPWTQDDGYAQGYPERLLDLGAEREESLARYAAARR, from the coding sequence GTGGCTGATTCGATCCTGTGGTTCCGGCGCGATCTGCGCCTGTCCGACCATCCCGCGCTGGTAGCGGCGGCGGCAGACGGAGCGGTCCTGCCGCTGTTCGTGCTCGACGACACGTTGCTGCGGACCGCGGGCGACACCCGCCGCAACCGACTGCTGGCGTCGGTGCGCGCACTGCACGAAGCCACCGACGGCGCCCTGGTGATCCGGCGAGGCAAGGCCGAAGAGGTGGTTCCTGCGGTGGCACAGGAACTCGGTACGTCTGCGGTCCACATCACCGGCGAGCCGTTCCCCTATGGCCGGCGTCGGGACGATGCGGTTCGGAAAGCACTGCAGAGCACCGACATCGAACTGTTGACGACCGGCACGCCCTATGCCGTGGGCCCAGGACGGATCGTCAAGGGTGACGGCACGCCGTTCAAGGTGTTCACCCCGTTCTCCCGTGCCTGGCGCGACCGCGGCTGGCATTCCCCGGCCGGACGGCCCACCGGCCTGCGGTGGGTGCGTCGCATCGACGGTGACGCCCTCCCGGACACAGCACCGGACGAGCGTGCCGGTGAACAGGCAGCCCTGGACCGTTGGAACGACTTCCGGGAGTCCGACCTCGGCGAGTACGACGACCAGCGGGACCGCCCCGATCGCGACCGCACCAGCCGACTGTCCGAGCACCTCAAGTACGGCGAGATCCACCCCCGCACGCTGCTGGACGCCATGAAGGGCACGCGCGGTGACGGGGTCGAGCGGTTCACCACCGAGCTGTGCTGGCGGGAGTTCTACGCCGACGTGCTCTGGAACCGACCCGACTCGGCCTGGGGTGATCTCAACGACCTACCGATGAAGTACGACGATCCGGACGAGAAGTTCGAGGCGTGGCAGCAGGGCCGCACCGGATTTCCGATGGTCGATGCCGGCATGCGTCAACTGCTCGCCGAGGGCTGGATGCACAACCGGGTCCGGATGATCACCGCGAGCTTTCTGGTCAAGCACCTGCACGTCTGGTGGCCACACGGTGCCCGGCACTTCCTGGACCACCTGCGGGACGGCGACCTGGCCTCCAACAACCACGGCTGGCAGTGGGTCGCCGGGACCGGCACCGATGCCTCGCCCTACTTCCGGATCTTCAACCCCCTCACCCAAGGTCTGAAGTTCGACCCGCAGGGCGACTACGTCAGGCGATACGTCCCGGAGCTGCGGCATCTCTCCGGGCGCGCCGCCCACGAACCATGGACCCAGGACGACGGTTACGCGCAGGGCTATCCCGAGCGCCTGCTGGATCTCGGCGCCGAACGCGAGGAGTCGTTGGCGCGATACGCCGCCGCACGACGCTGA
- a CDS encoding metal ABC transporter substrate-binding protein, with product MLSGCAAFTHASARRTSADGKPIVLTTFTVLQDIAQNIAGDHLTVESLTKYGAEIHGYEPTPSDLVRAGGAALILDNGLNLERWFSRFVRDIDVPHAVVSDGITPIAIAEDAYVGKPNPHAWMSPVNAQIYVRNIVRAFSELDPAHAADYAANGARYNSELVSLTEQLRAEVRGLPVPQRVLVSCEGAFSYLARDVGLSEKYLWPVNADSQGTPQQIAGAIEFVEKNDVPAVFCESTVSAKPMEQVVSATGARFGGTLYVDSLSEADGLVPTYLDLLRHDAATIVSGLTGRTLT from the coding sequence GTGCTCTCCGGCTGCGCGGCGTTCACCCATGCCTCCGCACGCCGCACGAGCGCCGACGGCAAGCCGATCGTGTTGACCACGTTCACCGTGCTGCAGGACATCGCGCAGAACATCGCCGGCGACCACCTGACGGTCGAGTCGCTCACCAAGTACGGCGCGGAGATCCACGGCTACGAGCCGACACCGAGCGATCTCGTGCGGGCCGGCGGTGCCGCGCTGATCCTGGACAACGGGCTGAACCTGGAGCGCTGGTTCTCCCGGTTCGTCCGCGACATCGACGTCCCCCACGCCGTGGTCAGCGACGGAATCACTCCCATCGCGATCGCCGAGGACGCCTACGTCGGCAAGCCCAACCCGCATGCCTGGATGTCGCCGGTCAACGCGCAGATCTACGTCCGCAACATCGTGCGGGCGTTCTCCGAGCTGGACCCGGCGCACGCCGCCGACTATGCGGCCAACGGGGCACGGTACAACTCCGAGCTGGTCTCGCTGACCGAGCAGTTGCGCGCCGAGGTGCGGGGGCTGCCGGTTCCGCAACGGGTACTGGTGAGTTGCGAGGGGGCGTTCTCCTATCTGGCCAGGGATGTCGGCCTGAGCGAGAAGTACTTGTGGCCGGTCAATGCCGACAGCCAGGGCACCCCGCAGCAGATCGCCGGGGCGATCGAGTTCGTAGAGAAGAACGACGTTCCTGCCGTGTTCTGCGAGTCCACCGTGTCGGCGAAGCCGATGGAGCAGGTGGTCAGCGCCACCGGCGCCCGGTTCGGGGGGACACTCTACGTCGACTCGCTGTCCGAGGCCGACGGACTCGTCCCGACCTATCTCGACCTGCTGCGTCACGACGCGGCCACCATCGTCAGCGGTCTCACCGGAAGGACGCTCACATGA
- a CDS encoding metal ABC transporter ATP-binding protein, with protein sequence MNQPAPAVEVTDLTVTYGETVALQSASLSLERGTVCGLVGMNGSGKSTLIKSIIGMVTPRSGSVRILGRAPLAARKEGAVAYVPQSEDVDWTFPLSVRDVVMMGRYGHQGITRRPRAMDRQRVQEALERVELSDLAHRPIGALSGGQKKRAFVARGLAQGASVLLLDEPFAGVDKKSEATIVSLLRELTAGGATVLVATHDLHALGQLCDEAVLLHRRILLHDTPEVILRPENLALAFGVDPLAGAGRRQLGEAS encoded by the coding sequence ATGAATCAGCCTGCACCCGCGGTCGAGGTCACCGACCTGACCGTCACCTACGGGGAAACCGTTGCGCTGCAGTCGGCATCGTTGAGCCTCGAACGCGGGACGGTGTGCGGCCTGGTCGGCATGAACGGGTCCGGCAAGTCGACCCTGATCAAGTCGATCATCGGCATGGTGACCCCACGCAGCGGCAGTGTGCGGATCCTGGGCCGGGCACCGCTGGCCGCCCGCAAGGAAGGTGCCGTCGCCTATGTGCCGCAATCGGAGGACGTCGACTGGACGTTCCCGTTGTCGGTGCGGGACGTCGTGATGATGGGTCGCTACGGGCACCAGGGCATCACCCGGCGTCCGAGAGCGATGGACCGGCAACGGGTGCAGGAGGCGCTGGAGCGGGTCGAGCTCTCGGACCTCGCGCACCGTCCGATCGGCGCCCTGTCCGGGGGGCAGAAGAAGCGGGCCTTCGTGGCGCGCGGTCTGGCGCAGGGAGCCAGCGTGCTGCTGCTGGACGAGCCGTTCGCCGGCGTCGACAAGAAGTCGGAGGCGACGATCGTGTCGCTGCTGCGCGAGCTGACAGCCGGTGGCGCAACGGTTCTGGTGGCCACCCACGATCTGCATGCGTTGGGTCAACTGTGTGACGAGGCGGTGCTGCTGCACCGCAGGATCCTGCTGCACGACACCCCGGAGGTCATTCTGCGACCGGAGAACCTGGCGCTCGCGTTCGGGGTCGATCCGCTGGCCGGTGCCGGCCGTCGCCAGCTGGGCGAGGCGTCATGA